A window of Theropithecus gelada isolate Dixy chromosome 14, Tgel_1.0, whole genome shotgun sequence contains these coding sequences:
- the IGF2 gene encoding insulin-like growth factor II produces MVSPDPQIIVVTPETELASMQVQRTEDGVTIIRIFWVGRKGELLRRTPVSSAMQIPMGIPMGKSMLVLLTFLAFASCCIAAYRPSETLCGGELVDTLQFVCGDRGFYFSRPASRVSRRSRGIVEECCFRSCDLALLETYCATPAKSERDVSTPPTVLPDNFPRYPVGKFFRYDTWKQSTQRLRRGLPALLRARRGRVLAKELEAFREAKRHRPLIALPTQDPTHGGAYPEMSSNQK; encoded by the exons ATGGTTTCCCCAGACCCCCAAATTATCGTGGTGACCCCCGAGACTGAACTCGCGTCTATGCAAGTCCAACGCACTGAGGACGGGGTAACCATTATCCGGATATTTTGGGTGGGCCGCAAAGGCGAGCTACTTAGACGCACCCCGGTGAGCTCGGCCATGCAG ATACCAATGGGAATCCCAATGGGGAAGTCGATGCTGGTGCTTCTCACCTTCTTGGCCTTCGCCTCGTGCTGCATTGCTGCTTACCGCCCCAGTGAGACCCTGTGCGGCGGGGAGCTCGTGGACACCCTCCAGTTCGTCTGTGGGGACCGCGGCTTCTACTTCA GCAGGCCCGCAAGCCGTGTGAGCCGTCGCAGCCGTGGCATCGTTGAGGAGTGCTGTTTCCGCAGCTGTGACCTGGCCCTCCTGGAGACGTACTGTGCTACCCCCGCCAAGTCCGAGAGGGACGTGTCGACCCCTCCGACCGTGCTTCCG GACAACTTCCCCAGATACCCCGTGGGCAAGTTCTTCCGATATGACACCTGGAAGCAGTCCACCCAGCGTCTGCGCAGGGGCCTGCCTGCCCTCCTGCGTGCCCGCCGGGGTCGCGTGCTCGCCAAGGAGCTCGAGGCATTCAGGGAGGCCAAGCGTCACCGTCCCCTGATTGCTCTGCCCACCCAAGACCCCACCCACGGGGGCGCCTACCCAGAGATGTCCAGCAATCAGAAGTGA